The Candidatus Latescibacter sp. nucleotide sequence TCAAAAGAAGCCGTGAAGCGGGCGGGGTCTTGGTTACATACGTGAAGGAACGGTCGCTGTACACGGTGATTACCACCGGAATGATCATTCCCGTCTGAGCCTGGGTTTTGGTGTTATAGGATTTGCAGAACTCCATGATGTTCACACCATGAGCTCCCAGCGCTGGCCCGACCGGAGGCGAAGGATTGGCCTGCCCGGCCGGTAACTGAAGCTTAATGGTTGCTACTTCTTTCTTGGCCAATACTGCTCTCCTTATTTTTTATGTAGGTTTCAGCAATTCTATCTGCAGGACGTCAAGCTCCACCGGCGTTGGACGGCCGAAAATCGACACGGTAACCTTGACTTTGTTCTTGAGCGGATTCGTTTCCTCAACAGTGCCGGAGAAATCACTGAAGGGGCCGTCGATGACCTTTACCTTGTCGCCAACGACATATTTCATCGCCGGCGCCTCACGGGGTTTGCCGGCGCTGATATGACCCAGTATTCTCTCAACTTCCGAGTGTTTCAGCCTCTCGGGCCTTCGGCCAGGCCCGACGAAGCTGGTAATTCCCGGAACA carries:
- the nusG gene encoding transcription termination/antitermination protein NusG, which encodes MNWYVVHTLSGHENKVKTYIETQAPLSGLSGLVERVVVPTEDTVEMKDGKKRTSKRKFLPSYVLIEMDLTNETQYFVSNVPGITSFVGPGRRPERLKHSEVERILGHISAGKPREAPAMKYVVGDKVKVIDGPFSDFSGTVEETNPLKNKVKVTVSIFGRPTPVELDVLQIELLKPT
- the rplK gene encoding 50S ribosomal protein L11 → MAKKEVATIKLQLPAGQANPSPPVGPALGAHGVNIMEFCKSYNTKTQAQTGMIIPVVITVYSDRSFTYVTKTPPASRLLLKAAKLEKGSNVPNRDKVGKVSMAQVREIAELKMKDLNAASVDTAMSMVMGTARSMGILIE